In Triticum urartu cultivar G1812 chromosome 6, Tu2.1, whole genome shotgun sequence, the following proteins share a genomic window:
- the LOC125514339 gene encoding probable L-type lectin-domain containing receptor kinase S.5, with the protein MAPPRRGQRAATGLAVLLLLYAISACSLLPAARAQATAFTSTRNGSEFSTFSFPSFGNSLRQLPGNLTVLGNATVNANALQITPDTRNDPEKFLINQTGRVMYPRAYVLWAANASNTSADGRRLASFSTVFKVNLFRATPSVKGEGFAFLIASDGAAPPPPGSHGGYLGLTNASTDGSAANGFAAVELDTVKQPYDPDDNHVGLDVNGVRSKVVASLTPFGIDLATNNTKDDGSHMVWIDYNGTARHVWVYMAKNGSRPDTPVLDAPLDLSRVLLGKTAYFGFSASTGVLYQLNCLHSWDLTVELLPDGSNKQPLSGWKLGLAIGVPCAFALALGLFAGLYIKKRGRRIGDDSSSMVRSTINFASIPGVPKEFDYKELRKGTGNFDEKMKLGQGGYGVVYRATVVGEHGRSMEVAVKQFSGANTKGQEDFLAELSIINLLRHRNLVKLLGWCHQDGVLLLVYDFMPNGSLDRLLFGGGPEAPVLTWGHRYNIVAGVASALNYLHHEYDQRVIHRDIKPSNIMLDAAFNARLGDFGLARALETDKTSYTDKLGVPGTLGYIAPECFHTGRATRESDVFGFGAVILEIVSGRRISCSNAAGCSQLLEAVWQLHGAGEGRILEAVDRRLAPGEFDEGDAERLLLLGLACSHPNPGERPRARAIVQILARSAPPPDVPASKPAFMWPALPVVLGDDDGEMAVSGTSTALTSSSSYYASSAGWTTQNYLLTREHDVADRDMPTA; encoded by the exons ATGGCGCCTCCCCGCCGCGGTCAACGCGCCGCCACCGGCCTCGCCGTCCTCCTCCTGCTCTACGCCATCTCCGCATGCTCGCTcctccccgccgcccgcgcccagGCCACCGCCTTCACCAGCACCCGCAACGGCAGCGAGTTCAGCACCTTCTCCTTCCCCTCCTTCGGCAACTCGCTGCGGCAGCTCCCCGGCAACCTCACCGTGCTGGGCAACGCCACCGTCAACGCGAACGCCCTGCAGATCACGCCGGACACCAGGAACGACCCGGAGAAGTTCCTCATCAACCAGACCGGCCGGGTCATGTACCCCAGAGCCTACGTGCTCTGGGCCGCCAACGCGTCCAACACCAGCGCCgacggccgccgcctcgcctccttCTCCACCGTGTTCAAGGTCAACCTCTTCCGCGCGACCCCGTCCGTCAAGGGCGAAGGGTTCGCGTTCCTCATCGCGTCCGATGGCGCCGCCCCACCGCCTCCCGGCAGCCACGGCGGCTACCTTGGCCTCACCAACGCGTCCACCGACGGTAGCGCCGCCAACGGGTTCGCGGCCGTGGAGCTGGACACGGTGAAACAGCCCTACGACCCCGACGACAACCACGTCGGCCTCGACGTGAACGGCGTCCGGTCCAAGGTCGTCGCCTCCCTCACCCCCTTCGGCATCGACCTCGCGACCAACAACACCAAGGACGACGGCAGCCACATGGTCTGGATCGACTACAACGGCACGGCGCGGCACGTGTGGGTGTACATGGCCAAGAACGGGAGCAGGCCGGACACTCCCGTGCTCGACGCGCCGCTGGACCTCTCGAGGGTCCTCCTTGGCAAGACGGCCTACTTCGGCTTCTCGGCGTCCACCGGCGTGCTGTACCAGCTCAACTGCTTGCACAGCTGGGACCTGACGGTGGAGCTTCTTCCCGACGGCAGCAACAAGCAGCCGCTCTCTGGCTGGAAGCTCGGGCTGGCCATCGGCGTGCCGTGCGCGTTCGCCCTGGCGCTCGGGCTGTTCGCCGGCCTGTACATCAAGAAAAGGGGGAGGAGGATCGGGGACGACTCGAGCTCGATGGTCCGGAGCACCATCAACTTCGCGAGCATCCCCGGGGTGCCCAAGGAGTTCGACTACAAGGAGCTGAGGAAAGGGACGGGCAACTTCGACGAGAAGATGAAGCTGGGGCAGGGCGGGTACGGCGTGGTGTACCGCGCCACCGTGGTCGGGGAGCACGGCCGGAGCATGGAGGTCGCCGTGAAGCAGTTCTCCGGGGCCAACACCAAGGGGCAGGAGGACTTCCTCGCCGAGCTCAGCATCATCAACCTCCTCCGCCACCGCAATCTCGTCAAGCTCCTCG GTTGGTGCCACCAGGACGGCGTGCTGCTGCTGGTGTACGATTTCATGCCCAACGGCAGCCTGGACAGGCTCCTCTTCGGCGGCGGGCCGGAGGCGCCGGTGCTCACCTGGGGCCACCGCTACAACATCGTCGCCGGCGTGGCGTCGGCGCTCAACTACCTCCACCACGAGTACGACCAGCGGGTGATCCACCGCGACATCAAGCCGTCCAACATCATGCTGGACGCCGCCTTCAACGCGCGGCTCGGCGACTTCGGCCTCGCCCGCGCGCTCGAGACCGACAAGACCTCCTACACCGACAAGCTCGGCGTCCCCGGCACGCTGGGCTACATCGCGCCGGAGTGCTTCCACACGGGCCGGGCCACGCGGGAGTCGGACGTCTTCGGCTTCGGCGCCGTCATCCTCGAGATCGTCTCCGGCCGCCGCATTTCCTGCAGCAACGCCGCCGGGTGCAGCCAGCTGCTGGAGGCCGTGTGGCAGCTCCACGGCGCCGGGGAGGGCCGCATCCTCGAGGCCGTCGACCGGCGGCTCGCGCCCGGGGAGTTCGACGAGGGCGACGCGGAGCGGCTGCTGCTGCTGGGCCTCGCGTGCAGCCACCCCAACCCCGGGGAGCGGCCCAGGGCGCGCGCCATCGTGCAGATCCTGGCGcgctccgcgccgccgccggacgtgccGGCGTCCAAGCCGGCCTTCATGTGGCCCGCGCTGCCGGTCGTGCTCGGGGACGACGACGGGGAGATGGCCGTGTCCGGGACAAGCACGGCCTTGACCTCCTCGTCGTCGTACTACGCCTCGTCCGCCGGGTGGACGACGCAGAACTACCTGCTGACCAGGGAGCACGACGTGGCGGACAGGGACATGCCCACGGCGTGA